One genomic region from Lycorma delicatula isolate Av1 chromosome 1, ASM4794821v1, whole genome shotgun sequence encodes:
- the LOC142317634 gene encoding chromobox protein homolog 5-like codes for MNESFNEVDIEGILDRTIQQGKTYYLVKWEGLGYENAEWIRTERLSCWMVIKEFESNYRRWLGFECREDVDCDDVKLIPKPNPPFIDLGDDYSQSSSLNSFHECEVNRDDVKLILKPNPPFINLADDYSQSSSSRNLHECNVDILKINEAEYIKNHRNNCGTIEYLVKWKGLDEIENSWLTEEISSCFQDVVNDYWEKELIFKN; via the coding sequence ATGAATGAAAGCTTTAATGAGGTCGATATTGAAGGAATTCTAGATAGAACGATTCAACAGGGGAAGACATATTACTTAGTAAAATGGGAAGGTTTAGGTTATGAGAATGCTGAGTGGATACGAACTGAACGGTTGAGTTGTTGGAtggttattaaagaatttgaatcCAATTATAGAAGGTGGTTAGGATTTGAATGTAGAGAAGATGTAGATTGTGATGATGTGAAACTTATTCCGAAGCCGAATCCTCCTTTTATCGATCTCGGAGATGACTACTCGCAGTCTTCCTCCTTAAACAGTTTTCATGAATGCGAGGTAAACCGCGATGATGTGAAACTTATTCTGAAACCTAATCCTCCTTTTATCAATCTCGCAGATGACTACTCGCAGTCTTCCTCCTCACGCAATCTTCATGAATGTAATGTAGATATTCTTAAAATCAATGAAGcggaatatataaaaaaccataGAAATAATTGTGGAACTATAGAATATCTTGTTAAGTGGAAAGGGTTGGATGAAATTGAAAATTCCTGGCTGACTGAAGAAATCTCTAGCTGCTTCCAAGATGTAGTAAACGATTATTGGGAAAaggaactaatatttaaaaattga
- the LOC142317636 gene encoding uncharacterized protein LOC142317636 produces MFHHIGRFFAKDDLPYVTTKGVYPYEYTTGWRTLDETVLPPIEKFYSKLTGKHISAEEYKRAEEIWQRFNIKTLGEYSDLYLKCDVLLLADVFESFRSLCMREYQLDCAYYYTAPGFAFDAMLLKTKIELDLITDYDKHMFIEKGIRGGITTCVKKHAVANNPYVKGYKADLLTNYLMYIDANNLYGWAMCKRLPYKDFRWLSDVELMTALDVVLKTEHESERGYILQVDIEYPASLHEEHNDLLFLPENGKPPGSSQPKLLTTLWSKKRYVCHYVNLKQAVARGLVVTKVYRVLQFLQKAWMKSYIELNTANRQLAKNSSEKDFFKLMNNSVFGKCMENVRKRINIELVSSESRLLKLIAKPTFQDRIIYSDNLCAIQMQKTNIKLDKPIYVGLAVLELSKTLMYNFHYDIMRQRYGSNIDLLYMDTDSFFYDIRTHDFYNDIKEDPILNLWFDTSDYPSTHQCYSIVNKKVLGKYKDECNVIPIVEFIGLRAKMYSFRSADIEKKKVKGIKKNVVKNNLTFNDYKRCLEDPNMQLYRDMVMFRSKNHQVDTIICNKLALCNYDDKRAAIDHKNTLAYGHRNMPLELKRLYEKTSTY; encoded by the coding sequence ATGTTCCATCATATTGGTAGATTTTTCGCAAAAGATGACCTCCCATATGTAACAACCAAAGGGGTATACCCCTACGAATATACTACTGGGTGGAGAACGCTTGATGAAACAGTACTTCCGccgatagaaaaattttatagtaaactcACCGGAAAGCATATATCTGCTGAAGAATATAAGAGAGCGGAAGAAATTTGGCAACGCTTTAATATAAAAACGTTAGGTGAATATAGCGATTTATATCTTAAATGCGATGTGCTCCTATTAGCCGACGTATTCGAGAGCTTTAGAAGTCTATGTATGAGGGAATACCAATTAGATTGCGCATATTATTACACAGCCCCAGGATTCGCATTCGATGCTATGTTACTAAAGACTAAGATCGAACTTGATCTTATTACGGACTATGATAAGCATATGTTTATTGAGAAGGGGATTCGAGGTGGTATAACTACATGTGTTAAAAAACACGCTGTAGCGAATAATCCTTATGTAAAAGGTTATAAAGCTGACTTGTTAACAAACTATTTAATGTATATAGATGCCAATAACCTTTATGGTTGGGCAATGTGCAAACGTCTGCCGTATAAAGACTTCAGATGGTTGTCTGATGTAGAATTAATGACAGCGCTTGATGTGGTTTTGAAAACAGAACACGAATCTGAAAGGGGCTACATTCTACAAGTAGATATTGAGTATCCAGCATCGCTTCATGAGGAGCATAATGATCTACTATTTCTTCCTGAAAATGGAAAACCGCCAGGATCTAGTCAACCAAAGCTTTTGACTACTCTTTGGTCTAAAAAGAGATATGTCTGCCACTATGTTAATTTGAAGCAAGCGGTGGCGCGTGGCTTAGTAGTGACTAAGGTATATAGAGTACTTCAATTTTTACAGAAGGCATGGATGAAATCATATATTGAGTTGAATACTGCAAATAGACAGCTGGCTAAAAACAGCTCCGAGAAGGATTTCTTTAAACTGATGAATAATTCAGTTTTCGGAAAATGTATGGAGAATGTGCGTAAACGCATTAATATTGAGCTTGTATCATCAGAATCGCGTCTATTAAAATTGATTGCGAAGCCTACGTTTCAGGatagaataatttattctgataatttaTGCGCAATCCAGATGCAGAAAACGAATATAAAGTTAGATAAGCCCATATACGTAGGATTGGCGGTATTAGAGTTGAGTAAaactttaatgtataattttcattatgatattaTGAGACAAAGATATGGAAGTAATATAGATCTACTATATATGGATACTGATAGCTTCTTTTACGATATTCGGACGCATGATTTCTATAACGATATAAAAGAAGACCCCATCCTAAATTTATGGTTTGATACCTCTGATTATCCCTCAACTCATCAATGTTACTCAATAGTTAACAAAAAGGTTCTTGGTAAATATAAAGATGAATGTAATGTCATCCCAATTGTAGAATTTATAGGGTTGCGAGCGAAAATGTACTCTTTTAGAAGCGCtgatatagaaaagaaaaaggtgaaagGTATAAAGAAGAATgtggtgaaaaataatttaactttcaaCGACTATAAACGATGTCTTGAAGACCCTAATATGCAGCTGTACAGAGATATGGTAATGTTTCGCTCGAAGAATCATCAAGTTGACACAATAATCTGCAATAAACTTGCGCTATGTAACTATGATGATAAGCGAGCTGCTATAGATCATAAGAATACATTAGCGTATGGTCATCGCAATATGCCGCTAGAGCTCAAAAGGTTGTATGAAAAAACATCAACATACTAA